The following are encoded together in the Deltaproteobacteria bacterium genome:
- a CDS encoding DUF1800 domain-containing protein, protein MALDRAASASNRFGLGARPGALAAPGDPRDWLLAQLRPVSPSAFAGLPDSAETLRRELAFRRERLAERRAARDPVTASADAGSEDARNEIRTRFRQTFGRELLAELAARYRHAVRTEQDFLERLVQFWSNHFAVSIDKRQAALYAAPMEREAIRPHVLGRFGDLLLAVESHPGMLRYLDNARSIGEGSWLARVGSRRMRPESGPTRKLGLNENLAREILELHTLGVDGGYDQADVLELARALTGWGTAGRRELRAGGPLAPFAFRSAAHEPGARRLLGRRYPEGGVEQARAMLSDLARHPATARHLAFKLARHFVADQPPPALVDRLARTWLDGDGDLPAVYAVLVRSDEAWSASARKFKTPNDFVLSAARGLGIDLGARPEALVGLFRRLGQPPFLPRSPAGFADTAADWSGADALGKRVQLAQALAARAPAAHRQPLATARAMLGRGLDTDLGAALRRAESPEQGLALLLASPSFQWRT, encoded by the coding sequence ATGGCCCTCGATCGCGCCGCCAGCGCCAGCAACCGCTTCGGCCTGGGTGCCCGCCCCGGCGCCCTGGCGGCCCCCGGCGACCCCCGCGACTGGCTGCTCGCACAGCTGCGCCCGGTGTCGCCCTCCGCCTTCGCCGGGCTTCCGGACAGCGCCGAGACCCTGCGGCGCGAGCTCGCCTTCCGCCGCGAGCGCCTGGCCGAGCGCCGCGCCGCGCGCGACCCGGTGACGGCCAGCGCCGATGCCGGCAGCGAGGACGCGCGGAACGAGATCCGGACCCGCTTCCGGCAGACCTTCGGGCGGGAGCTGCTCGCCGAGCTCGCCGCGCGCTACCGCCATGCCGTTCGCACCGAGCAGGACTTCCTCGAGCGGCTCGTGCAGTTCTGGTCCAACCACTTCGCCGTCTCGATCGACAAGCGACAGGCAGCCCTCTACGCGGCACCGATGGAGCGCGAGGCGATCCGCCCGCACGTGCTCGGTCGCTTCGGGGACCTGCTGCTCGCGGTGGAGTCGCATCCGGGCATGCTCCGCTACCTCGACAACGCCCGCTCGATCGGTGAGGGCTCGTGGCTCGCCAGGGTCGGCTCCCGGCGCATGCGCCCCGAGAGCGGGCCAACGCGCAAGCTCGGCCTCAACGAGAACCTCGCGCGCGAGATCCTCGAGCTCCACACGCTCGGCGTCGACGGCGGCTACGACCAGGCCGACGTGCTCGAGCTCGCGCGCGCGCTGACCGGCTGGGGCACGGCGGGGCGGCGCGAGCTCCGGGCGGGCGGCCCCCTCGCGCCCTTCGCCTTCCGCAGCGCTGCCCACGAGCCCGGCGCGCGCCGCCTGCTCGGTCGCCGCTACCCCGAAGGCGGCGTCGAGCAGGCCCGGGCGATGCTCTCCGACCTCGCCCGCCACCCGGCCACCGCCCGACACCTGGCGTTCAAGCTGGCGCGCCACTTCGTCGCCGACCAGCCGCCGCCGGCACTGGTGGACCGGCTGGCGCGCACCTGGCTCGACGGCGACGGCGACCTGCCGGCCGTGTACGCCGTGCTGGTCCGCAGCGACGAGGCCTGGAGCGCCTCGGCGCGCAAGTTCAAGACCCCCAACGACTTCGTGCTCTCGGCTGCGCGCGGACTCGGGATCGACCTCGGTGCGCGGCCCGAAGCCCTGGTCGGCCTGTTCCGGCGGCTGGGGCAGCCACCCTTCCTGCCGCGCTCGCCGGCCGGCTTCGCCGACACCGCCGCCGACTGGAGCGGGGCCGACGCCCTGGGGAAGCGCGTGCAGCTCGCACAGGCTCTGGCCGCGCGCGCACCCGCCGCGCACCGGCAGCCGCTGGCGACCGCCCGGGCCATGCTCGGCCGCGGCCTCGACACCGACCTCGGCGCCGCCTTGCGCCGCGCCGAATCGCCGGAGCAGGGCCTCGCACTGCTCCTGGCCAGTCCTTCCTTCCAGTGGAGGACGTGA
- a CDS encoding YaiI/YqxD family protein, with product MIAIFVDADACPVKDEVYRVATRYGLPVAVVANAPIHVPAGFGAQLVVVGGAPDAADDWIAAHVEPGDVVVTADIPLAARCLAAGARALGPDGRPFTEDSIGDALAARQLHATLREQGLLPGGPRPLADKDRQRFLTRLDQLARAARGA from the coding sequence GTGATCGCGATCTTCGTCGATGCCGATGCGTGCCCGGTGAAGGACGAGGTGTACCGGGTCGCGACCCGCTACGGGCTTCCGGTGGCGGTGGTCGCGAACGCACCGATCCACGTTCCGGCGGGCTTCGGCGCGCAGCTCGTGGTCGTCGGCGGGGCTCCCGATGCGGCCGACGACTGGATCGCCGCCCATGTCGAGCCGGGCGACGTCGTCGTCACGGCCGACATCCCGCTGGCGGCGCGCTGCCTCGCGGCCGGCGCCCGCGCGCTCGGGCCGGACGGCCGGCCCTTCACGGAGGACTCGATCGGCGACGCGCTCGCCGCCCGCCAGCTCCACGCCACGCTGCGCGAGCAGGGGCTGCTCCCGGGCGGCCCGCGGCCGCTCGCAGACAAGGACCGCCAGCGCTTCCTCACGCGCCTCGATCAGCTCGCGCGCGCCGCGCGTGGCGCCTAG
- a CDS encoding acyl-CoA/acyl-ACP dehydrogenase, translating into MNFDLSEEQQILVDSVAKFVANDSPVERFRKLRDTERGWDPSVWARMGEFGWLGVAYPEEQGGFGGRFVDLALILEQLGRGLVPEPIVPSVVLAGGLLSKLGSDAQRERFLAPMIEGRTSLALAYAERQSRFTPHDCRTRAERRGAGWVLSGEKTWVLNGHAADQLVIVARTAGDPLDREGLSLFVVDGDAPGLERIRVPGMDGQRSALVRLRRVEVGAERLLGPAGAARPHLEWALDRAAAAACAEGQGEIQELFDRTVAYLKQRVQFGVPIGSFQALQHRAADMYAETELCRSTMILAAIAADYEDADERQAEISAAKLQLSRGGWFVQENAIQLFGGIGVTDEQDEGLFFKRLRVLQGLFGDADWHVARYQGLRGFASEA; encoded by the coding sequence CTCAGCGAAGAGCAGCAGATCCTGGTCGACTCGGTCGCGAAGTTCGTCGCGAACGACTCGCCGGTGGAGCGCTTCCGCAAGCTGCGCGACACCGAGCGCGGCTGGGACCCGAGCGTGTGGGCACGGATGGGGGAGTTCGGCTGGCTCGGCGTCGCCTACCCCGAGGAGCAGGGCGGCTTCGGCGGCCGCTTCGTGGACCTCGCGCTGATCCTCGAGCAGCTCGGCCGGGGCCTCGTGCCGGAGCCGATCGTGCCCTCGGTCGTGCTGGCCGGGGGCCTGCTCTCGAAGCTCGGGAGCGATGCGCAGCGCGAGCGCTTCCTCGCGCCGATGATCGAGGGGCGCACGTCGCTCGCCCTCGCCTACGCCGAGCGCCAGAGCCGCTTCACGCCCCACGACTGCCGCACGCGCGCCGAACGGCGCGGTGCGGGCTGGGTGCTCTCGGGCGAGAAGACCTGGGTCCTGAACGGGCACGCCGCGGACCAGCTCGTGATCGTCGCGCGCACGGCCGGTGACCCGCTCGACCGCGAGGGGCTGTCGCTCTTCGTCGTGGACGGCGACGCCCCCGGGCTCGAGCGGATCCGCGTGCCCGGCATGGACGGCCAGCGCAGCGCCCTCGTGCGCCTGCGACGGGTCGAGGTCGGCGCCGAGCGCCTGCTGGGCCCGGCCGGCGCCGCACGGCCCCACCTCGAGTGGGCGCTCGACCGCGCGGCGGCCGCCGCCTGCGCCGAGGGCCAGGGCGAGATCCAGGAGCTCTTCGACCGCACCGTTGCCTATCTCAAGCAGCGCGTGCAGTTCGGCGTGCCGATCGGGAGCTTCCAGGCGCTCCAGCACCGCGCCGCCGACATGTACGCCGAGACCGAGCTGTGCCGCTCGACCATGATCCTCGCCGCGATCGCGGCCGACTACGAGGACGCCGACGAGCGCCAGGCGGAGATCTCGGCGGCCAAGCTCCAGCTCTCGCGCGGCGGCTGGTTCGTGCAGGAGAACGCGATCCAGCTCTTCGGTGGGATCGGGGTCACCGACGAGCAGGACGAGGGCCTGTTCTTCAAGCGCCTGCGCGTGCTCCAGGGCCTCTTCGGCGACGCGGACTGGCACGTGGCGCGCTACCAGGGGCTGCGGGGGTTCGCGAGCGAGGCCTAG